A part of Rattus norvegicus strain BN/NHsdMcwi chromosome 4, GRCr8, whole genome shotgun sequence genomic DNA contains:
- the Egr4 gene encoding early growth response protein 4 (The RefSeq protein has 1 substitution compared to this genomic sequence), with amino-acid sequence MLHLSDFSGPDALLSKPTEGCAHTSPELPRLPARDAPSAAAYPGGDFLSWALSTCGAGGDLTDSCFLEGPAPTPPSGLSYSGSFFIQAVPEHPHDPEALFNLMSGILGLAPFPSPEAAASRSPLDVPFPAGPDALLPDLYSPDLSSAAFPEAFWEAAPSAGAPSQCLFEPQLSPPDVKPGLRAPPASPALDAAASAFKGPYAPWELLSAGAPGNCGSQGSFQTTPEARFSAVGTKVEDLLSISCPAELPGPASRLYPPGAYDAFSLAPGDLGEGTEGLPALLTPPGGEGGSGGEGGEFLAVPQAQLSPLGLRGAATADFSKALVADLPGGSGVAAPSSPATSFPAAKARRKGRRGGKCSARCFCPRPHVKAFACPVESCVRTFARSDELNRHLRIHTGHKPFQCRICLRNFSRSDHLTTHVRTHTGEKPFACDVCGRRFARSDEKKRHSKVHLKQKARAEERLKGLGFYSLGLSFAAL; translated from the exons ATGCTCCACCTGAGCGACTTCTCCGGCCCCGACGCGCTCCTCTCCAAGCCCACCGAAGGCTGCGCCCACACCAGCCCCGAGCTGCCCCGGCTGCCTGCTAGGGACGCTCCCTCGGCCGCCGCGTATCCTGGAG GCGACTTCTTGAGCTGGGCTCTGAGCACCTGCGGCGCCGGGGGGGACTTAACAGACTCCTGCTTCCTGGAGGGCCCTGCACCCACGCCCCCTTCGGGCCTCAGCTACAGCGGCAGCTTCTTCATCCAGGCGGTTCCCGAACACCCGCACGACCCGGAGGCCCTCTTCAACCTCATGTCTGGCATCTTGGGCTTGGCACCCTTCCCTAGCCCCGAGGCGGCAGCGTCTCGGTCCCCCCTGGATGTCCCTTTCCCCGCGGGCCCCGATGCCTTGTTGCCGGACCTTTACTCCCCGGATCTGAGTTCGGCCGCCTTCCCGGAGGCGTTTTGGGAGGCCGCGCCTTCGGCGGGCGCTCCCTCGCAGTGCCTGTTCGAGCCCCAGCTCTCCCCGCCCGACGTCAAGCCCGGGCTGAGGGCGCCTCCCGCTTCGCCAGCGCTGGACGCTGCTGCTTCGGCCTTCAAAGGGCCCTACGCCCCCTGGGAGCTGCTGTCGGCCGGGGCTCCGGGGAACTGTGGGTCGCAGGGAAGCTTCCAGACCACCCCGGAGGCACGCTTTTCCGCCGTGGGGACCAAGGTCGAGGACCTGCTGTCCATCAGCTGCCCCGCCGAGCTGCCCGGTCCGGCTAGCAGACTCTACCCGCCAGGGGCCTACGATGCCTTCTCGCTGGCCCCAGGTGACTTAGGGGAGGGGACCGAGGGCCTCCCGGCGCTGCTGACCCCTCCgggcggggagggagggagcggcGGCGAAGGCGGAGAGTTCCTGGCCGTCCCTCAAGCGCAGCTGTCCCCGCTGGGCCTGCGCGGCGCCGCCACGGCAGACTTCTCCAAAGCCCTGGTGGCCGACCTCCCGGGGGGCAGCGGAGTGGCGGCGCCTTCATCCCCCGCCACCTCCTTCCCCGCGGCCAAAGCCCGGCGCAAGGGACGCCGGGGCGGCAAGTGCAGCGCGCGCTGCTTCTGCCCGCGGCCGCACGTCAAGGCCTTCGCCTGCCCCGTGGAGAGCTGCGTGCGGAGCTTCGCGCGCTCCGACGAGCTCAACCGCCACCTGCGCATCCACACGGGCCACAAGCCCTTCCAGTGCCGCATCTGCCTGCGCAACTTCAGCCGCAGCGACCACCTCACCACGCACGTGCGCACCCACACCGGCGAGAAGCCCTTCGCCTGCGACGTGTGCGGCCGCCGCTTCGCGCGCAGCGACGAGAAGAAGCGACACAGCAAGGTGCACCTCAAGCAGAAGGCGCGCGCCGAGGAGCGCCTCAAGGGCCTGGGCTTCTACTCGCTGGGCCTCTCTTTCGCCGCGCTGTAG